TGAGATTAGTCTGAGCCTTACCTTCCTGCATTAAGAATGGCAACCAAGTACTCGGCCAAATTACGGCCCATGCCATCTGCCATTGCTGCAGTAACGAGATAATTCATAGGCACGAATATCCCGAAGGTGAGGGTGAAAAAGCCGGCTATTAGTAGCATCGTTTTTGATTCATGGAAAGGTCGCATCAAGGACTCCTTGGATAACTTTCGAGGGTTCGGTGGGAGACGGGACCGGACGGTCAGGTTGGCTACTatcagaagaaagagaatcaTGAGCGCGCAAATTCTCATGGTCCATGGGAATCCAAGGATCCTAATTAGCTTGCTGATCATGATAGGGAAGATGACTCCCCCAATACTTGAGCCAGAGGATACTATACCGTATACCGCACCGCGCTTCTTGCTGAACCAGCTGGGGATGCAACTGACCGCTGTATGATATTAGACAAAATGAAAGACGGACGGGGGGCatatggtatatatatatacctgcTTGGAAAATGGCAGCTACACCAATGGCGCTACATACACCTTGCGATAGGAGTATCTGGTAGTACCTTTTCGATATAGACGTCATCATCAAACCGAAGACATGAAGAAGCGATCCGCTCAAAAGAAGATATCGAGGACCAAATCTGTCGTAAATTTGACCTGCAATCGGGCCCTAGTTCAGAGCTCAGCATCTAGCTGTGGATGGGTTTCGGTGTAGAGAGGGCTGGTACCATGGCAAACATGAAGAATATCTGCAGCGACGGAATCCACGAGATCTTGCCGCTGGAATACTGACGGAGGAGGTTCTGTTCATAGTATGCCTGGAATTCTCCGATACCTAACATGCAGATTTGCAAGAGTCAGTGATGTAATTCTATCGTTTATGTTTGGGGTCTGGAGACGTACTGTTGATCCATCCGAAGCTGCAAAACAACACACACCACGCACCCAGGACCATGAACCACGCTATAAGACCCCCGTCGGGTGCCTCATCAGGGGCGGTCCACGTCCCACCTTTCTCGTTTCTCTCATTACCAGCACATGTCTCTGCCGACGATGAGTCTTTTCTTGTCGCGACTGTTGATATAGACCGATCTGTAGCTCTGGGGGTGGACATGATGCCTCAAAAGACAGAGAACCGGAAGATGCTGTTCAATGCAGCAGCGGCAACGGCTGGTACTTCAACACATTGAATGGATTGCGTACAACTTTGTAGAGAAGGCGTAGGCTGTCGTCTCTTTTATATCGGCTCTTGCCCGGTTACACCAAGCCGGCACGGGGTTTGGCGAATCGCCGACGCACCGATCAAATTGAAACCTCAACACGTCGGTGTATATTATCCTGCTGTTGCTTCATAGatttgagagaagaagagtcgTAACCATAAACGTCGTCAAAATATTGACTCTAAACAGGTAAAGCCATGTTTCATATCGTCATATCACGTTGGATTTATAATTCCGCTGGCTGATTAGGCAAATCATCCACTATGAAACCCTTACACAGATGCCTACGTTTATCATATATCACAATGTTACATTCGCAACTGAAAGGGAGTCCGAATATTATGGATATGAGCATGTGGAAAGAGAGGATATGTCGTTCACCCTCTTTTACTTCCCTTAGGACATTCTAGATCTGGGAAGAACACCTCCCGAACAGCCGCTCAAAGGTCTCAAAGACTACTCCACCTCGCAGGTTCTCAACTCCTCTCTTGTAAACGACTTCAAATACCTGTCGTATCCACTTATCGTCTAAAGACATATTACCCACGCTCGCCTGTCGTTGCAACCAAATGCCAGAGCATCCTATTCGCCGTGCAAAGTCCATATACAGTATTTCATCGTTCTGGATATCGAGTTGCGAGGCCTGCGAACATCCACCCGTATCAATCCTCGTTGGGATTATGCTCGATTTGATGATATCCATATAGATTTTAGATGGATTCTAGAAACCTCATAATCATCTTGTCTAACTTGTACATCCCGCAGCAGTACTGCATTCTTTCGCCCTATAGATATCACGAACAGAGGGATATCAAATTTACTTTCAAATATAAATGTATTGTGACCGTAAAGGTGACGACGCCCCTCGTGATAAATTTGATGGTTCACTCTCAAGAGCGCCAGTAAGCTGGTGTGTGTGCCGTTTTGGAGGAAAGTGCCTGTGACGGGTTACCTTCGCCAGTAGCGAAGGGGTCCACAATTTCGATTGTTGTATAACAAAGCACATTTTTGTAGACCATTCCGCGTATCTCTGGTTGGATATATCCTTCAAATGTTAGTAATAACTTTCATGTATCGGCTTTCCATGTTCAAGATACCGAGTGTAACAGGGCCACTCAcccagaggaagacgaagaaaggggGATGGACCGGAAGGCTCCCAGAGCCTGTTTGTTTCAGGGTCCCAAATATCTATACAATGGTCATATAATAGCGTGTAGGGCAATTTACATGCATGAGCAACGTGGCATATCAATTGACCTCGGCCTCGTACGATCAACGAGCACCGTGGGCATTTGTATGACGCTTCGTTCAAGGCAATGTAAGGTTTCATGAATTTTAGGTGTTTAAAATACAAGGCATCATGGGACTGCAGGGGCCATATTCTCCACATGCACGCCAGCAAATGATCTATAAGGTTGGGTACTTCATGGTTGCAGAATAGACAAACCCGTGGCTTGTCTGGGCTATCATCTGCCCCTGGATCCTTTACTGGTCTCATGTCTGGCTTATAGAAGGAAACCGCGCTGTTATCGGACATATCTTGAAGATGCGGCATATACTGTATTTCTATGAGATGAGAACTGCAATGCAGAGGAAGATGCTGACTATCGCAGAATATATAGGCAAGTAACATGCTGGCGTCACTCTTTGTGTGCTAGGGTTCCTTTATATGCATTTGATATTCTTTGTATTGTCTCATCCATCTCGGGTTTTATCCTTATTGTAAGGTGTTTCATGTTGGGTCCTCTATCCCTTGGACATCGTCGACCCCTTCGGCGTGAAACCCAAGGTCTAGGGGAAATCGTTATGGAAACCACATGAGCTTATATATCCACGTCTGGATGACTACATGGCCTATGTAGACATCCAGACCAGCCGACATCTCTCTTGGCCAGTAACTATTTGcatttattaaatctttaagA
The sequence above is a segment of the Aspergillus flavus chromosome 4, complete sequence genome. Coding sequences within it:
- a CDS encoding putative monocarboxylate transporter — encoded protein: MSTPRATDRSISTVATRKDSSSAETCAGNERNEKGGTWTAPDEAPDGGLIAWFMVLGAWCVLFCSFGWINSIGEFQAYYEQNLLRQYSSGKISWIPSLQIFFMFAMGPIAGQIYDRFGPRYLLLSGSLLHVFGLMMTSISKRYYQILLSQGVCSAIGVAAIFQAAVSCIPSWFSKKRGAVYGIVSSGSSIGGVIFPIMISKLIRILGFPWTMRICALMILFLLIVANLTVRSRLPPNPRKLSKESLMRPFHESKTMLLIAGFFTLTFGIFVPMNYLVTAAMADGMGRNLAEYLVAILNAGSLFGRLGAGVFADKIGSYNIFVVVTYIAGILVLALWIPASNNAGTIVFAVLFGFATGAYVALAPGLVVKLSPFAEIGYRTGLLFLFASISGLTTNPIAGAILQHSGGSYTGMKIFSGVLLIVGSTLVLGVRLRQTGLKLNAIF
- a CDS encoding uncharacterized protein (expressed protein): MLLAYIFCDSQHLPLHCSSHLIEIQYMPHLQDMSDNSAVSFYKPDMRPVKDPGADDSPDKPRVCLFCNHEVPNLIDHLLACMWRIWPLQSHDALYFKHLKFMKPYIALNEASYKCPRCSLIVRGRGQLICHVAHACKLPYTLLYDHCIDIWDPETNRLWEPSGPSPFLRLPLGEWPCYTRYLEHGKPIHESYY